One genomic region from Leptospira tipperaryensis encodes:
- a CDS encoding DUF350 domain-containing protein, with product METVLGYLSSLGKDAVFFLISFVLFYIGKKIKDWIEPGDLDHEIIVNNNTAVSSGLAGYYLGLTLILLVILSSPGTDFVSDCFQVLFYGLLGILLLNLSYFINDKIIFRTFDFNELVYSGRNTAVGAVVFGSSIASSVIIAASLSGDSSALSFSVWKELGLLEPIQKLLDGTVLGVLFFSIGQIALILFTFAYRKMIPYSLDLELKDRENLAAGISYSGALIALGIIIARALHKDPVSMEQTLFHIFLDFILGLIVIPAVRLLTDAVILPGSTLKEEISRDQNVGVGLLEAVVLISFAGILFYAV from the coding sequence ATGGAAACAGTACTTGGTTATCTGAGCAGCTTAGGTAAAGACGCAGTATTCTTCTTAATCAGTTTCGTTCTCTTTTATATCGGTAAAAAAATCAAAGACTGGATTGAACCGGGCGATCTCGATCACGAAATCATCGTAAACAATAACACCGCGGTTTCTTCGGGACTTGCGGGATACTATTTAGGATTGACCTTGATTCTTTTGGTCATCCTTTCCTCACCCGGAACCGATTTTGTTTCGGATTGTTTTCAAGTCTTATTCTACGGACTTTTGGGAATTCTACTTTTAAATCTTTCCTACTTTATCAATGATAAGATCATTTTCAGAACATTCGATTTTAATGAATTGGTTTATTCCGGAAGAAATACCGCAGTCGGAGCCGTCGTATTTGGAAGTAGTATTGCTTCTTCTGTGATCATCGCGGCTTCTCTGAGCGGAGACAGTTCCGCGCTTTCTTTTTCTGTCTGGAAGGAGCTTGGACTTTTAGAGCCGATTCAAAAACTTTTAGACGGAACCGTACTCGGAGTTTTGTTTTTTTCCATCGGTCAAATCGCACTCATTCTATTTACATTCGCTTATCGTAAAATGATTCCGTATTCTCTCGATCTAGAACTGAAAGATCGGGAAAATCTCGCAGCCGGAATTTCCTACAGCGGAGCTTTGATCGCGCTCGGGATCATCATCGCAAGAGCCTTGCATAAGGATCCCGTTTCGATGGAACAAACTCTCTTTCATATATTCTTAGATTTTATTTTGGGACTCATCGTCATTCCGGCGGTAAGACTTCTCACCGATGCGGTGATTCTACCGGGAAGTACTTTGAAGGAAGAAATCAGTCGGGATCAAAATGTGGGAGTTGGACTACTCGAAGCGGTTGTCCTGATCAGTTTTGCGGGAATTCTTTTCTACGCGGTTTAA
- a CDS encoding TetR/AcrR family transcriptional regulator: MAKSGSTSRGKITKEKLLSDFRHLVTIHGIMNTSLDRLSEYSGTAKSSILWHFGSREGLVIELVNALFLEVEESVREGLAKGEAPLPCLFEKFTEFFLATPEANGVFFTLILNEPPNSNVRKMVFEMYRSFRKKISENLDLGKANSKESILKVSLLIALFDGLYLQWYLDPQEVPLKESLLLAQEMLSDFYGIQESASKAKTRNTPKRK; encoded by the coding sequence ATGGCTAAATCGGGAAGTACTTCGAGAGGAAAGATCACAAAAGAAAAATTACTCTCGGACTTCAGACATCTTGTTACCATTCATGGAATTATGAATACGAGTTTGGATCGACTCTCGGAATATTCCGGAACCGCAAAGAGCAGTATCCTCTGGCATTTCGGATCGAGAGAAGGACTTGTGATCGAACTCGTAAACGCGCTCTTTCTCGAAGTCGAAGAATCGGTAAGAGAAGGTCTTGCAAAAGGGGAAGCTCCGCTTCCCTGTCTTTTTGAGAAGTTTACCGAATTCTTTTTAGCGACCCCGGAGGCCAACGGAGTCTTTTTTACTCTCATCTTAAACGAACCTCCGAATTCGAACGTTCGAAAAATGGTTTTCGAAATGTATCGAAGCTTTCGAAAAAAAATATCCGAAAACTTAGACTTAGGAAAAGCAAATTCGAAAGAATCGATCTTAAAAGTTTCCCTTCTCATCGCTCTTTTCGACGGTCTGTATCTTCAGTGGTATCTGGATCCGCAGGAAGTTCCCCTAAAAGAATCTCTCCTTTTGGCTCAGGAAATGTTGAGTGATTTTTATGGAATTCAAGAATCCGCTTCGAAGGCCAAAACAAGAAACACCCCGAAAAGAAAATAG
- the queG gene encoding tRNA epoxyqueuosine(34) reductase QueG: MIESKEIISELSPLIEECGFDLFGICEAVIPEEDQKNILTWVQEGKHGKMDWYPKNMDLRLHFKNLGFEPKSVIALGTLYNDPEYDIFCKTMSFRFSRYAIGEDYHEVLRKLAKPLLSELRKKFPNHQFRQGVDSLPVSEKVLAREAGLGWKAKNTNLIHPELGSFFFITVILTDLPISVANVAVKDRCGTCTACIDSCPTGALVPYQIDAGKCISHHTLEDRSSMIPNTFGWIAGCDICQDVCPWNDVKARKKGIQTRREEFKTRSIFKEDPNSILDLDERGFEKTFGDSAISRMNFSMFRRNVELSKIDISSREENSKKEH; this comes from the coding sequence ATGATCGAAAGTAAAGAAATAATTTCCGAACTCTCTCCTTTGATCGAAGAATGTGGATTTGACCTCTTTGGAATCTGCGAAGCTGTAATCCCGGAAGAAGATCAAAAGAATATTCTTACTTGGGTGCAAGAGGGAAAACACGGAAAGATGGATTGGTATCCGAAGAATATGGATCTTCGTTTACATTTTAAGAATTTAGGTTTTGAACCTAAATCCGTCATAGCGCTCGGTACACTCTACAACGATCCAGAATATGATATCTTTTGCAAAACGATGTCATTCCGATTTTCCCGGTATGCGATCGGAGAGGACTATCACGAAGTTCTTAGAAAACTTGCAAAACCTTTACTTTCAGAACTGAGAAAGAAATTTCCAAATCACCAATTTCGTCAAGGTGTGGATTCTCTTCCGGTTTCGGAAAAAGTTTTAGCAAGAGAAGCCGGCCTTGGATGGAAAGCGAAGAACACAAATCTCATCCATCCGGAACTCGGATCTTTTTTTTTCATCACCGTGATTCTTACGGATCTTCCAATCTCCGTCGCAAATGTCGCAGTTAAGGATCGATGCGGGACCTGCACTGCGTGTATCGATTCTTGTCCTACGGGAGCTCTCGTTCCGTATCAGATCGACGCGGGGAAATGTATCTCTCATCATACTTTGGAAGATCGTTCTTCGATGATTCCAAACACATTCGGTTGGATCGCGGGCTGCGATATTTGCCAAGACGTTTGTCCTTGGAACGACGTAAAAGCTCGTAAAAAAGGAATCCAAACAAGAAGAGAAGAATTTAAGACACGTTCGATTTTTAAAGAAGATCCGAACTCCATCTTGGATTTGGACGAAAGAGGTTTTGAAAAAACGTTCGGCGACTCCGCAATCTCTCGGATGAATTTTAGCATGTTTCGAAGAAACGTAGAGCTTTCTAAAATCGATATTTCCTCTCGCGAAGAAAATTCGAAAAAAGAACATTAG
- a CDS encoding LIC_11502 family protein, which yields MRKELSEKVKFPKTELELLPAHSGLLSYSDVMRAVRLISLPEEKLAKQIVFASVVGALRGFQERELKPFHTNHKYIFGELSSEILNTVKDVGSIDRISNEERIKILKDAFEFGIQKVYHLEWKLYTSKEIY from the coding sequence ATGCGAAAAGAATTATCCGAAAAAGTTAAATTTCCGAAAACCGAACTGGAATTGCTTCCCGCTCATTCCGGCCTTCTTTCTTATTCGGACGTGATGAGAGCGGTTCGTCTGATTTCGCTTCCGGAAGAAAAACTCGCAAAACAAATCGTCTTTGCTTCCGTCGTAGGAGCTCTTCGAGGATTTCAAGAAAGGGAACTGAAACCGTTTCATACCAATCATAAATACATCTTTGGAGAATTGAGTTCCGAAATTTTGAATACGGTGAAAGACGTCGGTTCTATCGATCGGATTTCAAACGAAGAAAGAATCAAGATTCTAAAAGACGCTTTCGAATTCGGAATTCAAAAGGTCTATCATTTAGAATGGAAACTCTATACATCCAAAGAAATCTATTGA
- the map gene encoding type I methionyl aminopeptidase: MIFIKNKSEIEKMRAAGKLAAKLLDYISSYVQPGVSTLQLNDLCEEFTKKHGAKSAPLGYKGFPKSVCTSVNQVVCHGIPKATEVLKEGDIINIDVTPLLDGYHGDSSRTFIVGGKTSPEIATLVADTERAMYIGIEQVKPGNRVHDIANAIDDFLTPKGYGIVRDLMGHGIGRGFHEDPQIPHFRQNRKLAKLEPGMIFTIEPMVNLGTWQVNFSKEDHWTVTTKDNQWSAQFEHTILVTEKGYEILTVSG; this comes from the coding sequence TTGATCTTCATTAAGAATAAGAGCGAAATCGAAAAAATGAGAGCGGCTGGGAAACTAGCCGCTAAGCTTTTGGATTATATTTCTTCTTACGTTCAACCCGGAGTTTCGACTCTTCAATTGAACGATCTTTGCGAGGAATTTACTAAAAAGCACGGAGCGAAATCTGCTCCGCTCGGTTATAAGGGATTTCCAAAGTCGGTCTGTACTTCCGTAAATCAAGTTGTATGTCATGGGATTCCCAAGGCGACGGAAGTTTTAAAGGAAGGTGATATCATTAACATCGATGTCACTCCCTTGCTTGATGGATATCACGGAGATTCTTCTCGAACCTTTATCGTCGGTGGAAAGACGAGTCCGGAAATTGCGACCTTGGTTGCGGATACGGAAAGGGCGATGTACATCGGAATCGAACAAGTAAAACCCGGAAACCGAGTTCACGATATCGCGAACGCAATCGATGATTTTCTTACTCCTAAAGGTTACGGAATCGTTCGTGATCTGATGGGGCATGGAATCGGAAGAGGCTTTCACGAAGATCCTCAAATCCCACACTTTCGTCAAAACCGGAAGCTTGCAAAACTAGAACCCGGGATGATTTTTACGATCGAACCAATGGTGAATCTTGGAACCTGGCAAGTAAATTTTTCCAAAGAAGATCATTGGACCGTGACCACAAAGGACAATCAATGGTCGGCTCAGTTCGAGCACACAATTCTTGTCACCGAAAAAGGCTATGAAATTTTAACCGTATCGGGTTAA
- a CDS encoding FAD-dependent oxidoreductase: MSGKIYEWKHIDKNQTVKADVCIIGTGCGGSTLALKLAEEGKKVVMLEQGGYYHTGTFDNHELNMAAKVSAERNLSTTKDGTINIVYGNNVGGASVHYWADSYRTPDEKLQHWAQKYGVEGHTKEDLAPFWPILEKRLNVHPAQDEFFNRMNELVRSASQSLGWEGRRVPQARNNCQKSGHCMQGCAFGAKQSQLVTHIPMAISAGVDIYADCRATELVLEGDRISSILAKVIDRRTLKENGITLQVDAKVFVVAAGGFGSSTFLLRNGWKKKLPALGEFVSINPTLFVHALYDEEIIQWRNIPAAYGVEEFRLARYDQNGNYLEGGYMLMPNQIQPGAIAATISGFGEQHTHYMKNLPKLGGTIAWLDDIETELGNITVNGKRRSVNYSFGPITKKVMRDTYKKQVLLNFEAGAKEVMIPDSTSLTLRSKSELHKIDQLPLNPVTSLMAAPHPGGGCRMGSDPRTSVVDSSHRVHGTKNLYVSDSSVFPTSSSVDPSFTIMAFSMVAGQKILESWNRHG; the protein is encoded by the coding sequence ATGTCCGGAAAAATTTACGAATGGAAACACATCGATAAAAATCAAACCGTGAAAGCGGATGTTTGTATCATCGGAACCGGTTGCGGCGGCTCCACCCTTGCGTTAAAACTCGCGGAGGAAGGAAAGAAAGTGGTGATGCTCGAACAAGGAGGCTACTATCACACGGGAACCTTTGACAATCACGAACTCAACATGGCCGCTAAGGTTTCTGCGGAAAGAAATCTATCCACTACGAAAGACGGAACGATCAATATCGTATATGGAAACAATGTGGGAGGCGCATCCGTTCACTACTGGGCCGACAGTTATAGAACTCCCGATGAGAAACTGCAACACTGGGCGCAAAAATACGGCGTAGAAGGTCATACAAAAGAAGACCTCGCTCCTTTCTGGCCGATTTTGGAAAAAAGACTCAACGTTCATCCGGCCCAAGACGAATTTTTCAATCGAATGAATGAACTCGTTCGAAGCGCCTCTCAATCTTTAGGTTGGGAAGGAAGAAGAGTTCCACAAGCAAGAAACAACTGTCAGAAGTCCGGACATTGTATGCAGGGTTGCGCCTTTGGAGCCAAACAAAGTCAACTCGTAACTCATATTCCCATGGCGATTTCGGCGGGAGTGGATATCTACGCGGATTGTAGAGCAACGGAACTCGTTTTAGAAGGAGATAGAATTTCCTCAATCCTTGCAAAGGTGATAGATCGAAGAACCCTCAAAGAAAACGGAATCACTTTGCAAGTGGACGCAAAAGTTTTTGTAGTCGCAGCGGGAGGATTCGGAAGTTCTACATTCTTACTTAGAAACGGATGGAAAAAGAAACTTCCCGCTTTAGGAGAATTCGTATCCATCAATCCGACTCTTTTTGTTCACGCGCTCTACGACGAAGAAATCATTCAGTGGAGAAATATTCCAGCGGCGTATGGAGTGGAAGAATTTAGATTGGCTCGTTACGATCAGAATGGAAACTATCTCGAAGGCGGATATATGTTGATGCCGAACCAGATTCAACCGGGAGCCATCGCGGCTACGATCTCCGGTTTTGGAGAACAACATACTCATTATATGAAGAATTTGCCAAAACTCGGCGGAACGATCGCTTGGCTCGACGACATTGAAACCGAGTTGGGAAACATCACCGTAAATGGAAAACGGAGAAGCGTAAATTATTCCTTTGGACCGATCACAAAAAAAGTGATGAGAGATACTTATAAAAAACAGGTTTTACTCAACTTCGAAGCGGGAGCCAAAGAAGTGATGATCCCGGATTCTACATCTCTGACACTCCGATCCAAATCGGAACTGCATAAGATCGATCAGCTTCCTCTCAATCCGGTGACTTCTTTGATGGCGGCTCCTCATCCGGGCGGCGGATGTAGAATGGGTTCCGATCCAAGAACATCCGTAGTCGATAGTTCGCATCGGGTTCACGGAACAAAAAATCTATACGTAAGCGATTCTTCCGTGTTTCCTACTTCATCCTCGGTCGATCCGAGTTTTACGATCATGGCGTTTAGTATGGTCGCGGGTCAAAAAATATTAGAATCTTGGAATAGACATGGCTAA
- a CDS encoding STAS domain-containing protein — MSKFNVEGKSGKVIIDTTVIDGYDKIFDEVSRKASGGAISDVEFQVESVKKITSSGIAKLLTLKNLMDNFGVKMKIKNLSPDLLEVLKKFKVDGKLGL; from the coding sequence ATGTCAAAATTCAATGTAGAAGGAAAATCAGGAAAGGTGATCATCGATACTACGGTAATCGACGGTTATGATAAAATTTTTGACGAGGTATCCAGAAAGGCTTCCGGAGGAGCGATCTCAGACGTGGAATTCCAAGTGGAAAGCGTTAAAAAAATCACCTCCAGCGGAATCGCAAAACTACTGACTTTGAAAAACCTAATGGATAATTTCGGAGTTAAGATGAAGATCAAAAACTTAAGCCCGGATTTACTAGAAGTTTTGAAAAAATTCAAGGTGGATGGTAAATTAGGTCTTTAG
- a CDS encoding class I SAM-dependent DNA methyltransferase: protein MLKKKPYSGFSTVYDAVMKDVQYDRWAEFILSSFAHHSEKYLPKTVLDLGCGTCKLWEKFPSSVRFTGVDSSSEMLEIARKKAITGEFVLSDLLNFELENKTFDLILSTHDTLNYLKNDSELKSAFLRVRRHLAPDGLFFFDLSSLYNFKTHFDGQTFHERVGDYKIRWKNRFLEESNRLESTLTFSHKQSKEEFSEVHEHTYFSMDTVHLLLKQCGLELLEEGSDYRDWILEDDAALINYICRSTEINLRNR from the coding sequence ATGCTTAAAAAAAAGCCTTATTCCGGCTTTTCGACCGTTTATGACGCAGTTATGAAAGACGTCCAATACGATCGTTGGGCCGAATTCATACTCTCTTCTTTTGCCCACCACAGCGAAAAATATCTTCCGAAAACGGTTTTAGATCTCGGTTGCGGAACTTGTAAACTCTGGGAAAAATTTCCAAGTTCGGTCCGATTTACCGGTGTGGACTCAAGCTCTGAAATGCTTGAAATCGCTCGGAAAAAGGCGATTACTGGAGAATTTGTCCTCTCAGACCTTCTCAATTTTGAACTCGAAAACAAAACTTTTGACCTGATTCTTTCCACACACGATACGTTGAACTATCTCAAAAACGACTCCGAACTCAAGTCCGCATTCTTACGCGTTCGAAGACATCTCGCGCCGGACGGTTTGTTCTTTTTTGATCTGAGTAGTTTATACAATTTTAAAACACATTTCGACGGACAGACGTTTCACGAAAGAGTCGGAGATTATAAAATCCGTTGGAAGAATCGTTTTTTAGAAGAATCCAATCGCCTGGAATCCACTCTCACCTTCTCTCACAAACAATCCAAAGAAGAATTTTCCGAGGTTCACGAGCACACCTATTTTTCGATGGATACAGTCCATTTGCTTCTTAAGCAATGTGGACTCGAACTTTTAGAGGAAGGTTCCGATTATCGGGACTGGATCTTGGAGGATGACGCCGCTTTGATAAATTATATCTGTCGAAGTACAGAAATTAATTTACGGAATCGGTGA
- a CDS encoding ABC transporter ATP-binding protein, giving the protein MGTISVSQLTRTYPGKIAVSDLSFEIPKGRITGLLGPNGAGKTTTLRLLTGYLAPSSGSIRFDGLDFLENKIEIQKKIGYLPESSPIYFDLTVFEYLSFLAAAKGIHKNFLKDKIHAAVELLNLKEVLYRPISLLSKGFKQRVSLAGSIIQDPEYIILDEPSDGLDPLQIGELKTLIRTLGKNKTILFSSHILQEVEEICDHILVLSNGKLIADASVSSISKGEGCLVLAETSIEEIKKLFTNDSYEIQNTGKKEDGFQEFRILSAKFQTEDVFGILKKAPFRIRSLIPEKNSLESVFESLTGKSKE; this is encoded by the coding sequence ATGGGAACTATTTCCGTAAGTCAACTCACTCGCACGTATCCCGGAAAAATCGCAGTTTCCGATCTCAGCTTTGAAATTCCAAAGGGAAGAATCACGGGTCTTTTAGGCCCGAACGGAGCCGGTAAGACGACAACACTTCGACTTCTTACGGGTTATCTCGCCCCTTCTTCCGGATCGATTCGTTTTGACGGACTTGACTTTTTAGAAAACAAAATTGAAATCCAAAAAAAAATCGGATATCTCCCCGAATCGTCTCCGATCTATTTTGATCTTACGGTTTTTGAATATCTTTCCTTTTTAGCAGCCGCCAAGGGAATTCATAAGAATTTCCTAAAGGATAAAATCCACGCGGCCGTTGAACTTCTAAATCTAAAAGAAGTTCTCTATCGACCGATTTCACTTTTATCCAAGGGTTTTAAACAGAGGGTTTCACTCGCGGGATCGATCATTCAAGATCCTGAATATATCATCTTAGACGAGCCGAGCGACGGTCTGGATCCTCTCCAAATCGGAGAACTAAAAACGTTGATTCGTACATTAGGAAAGAATAAAACGATTCTTTTTTCCTCGCATATATTGCAGGAAGTGGAAGAGATCTGCGATCACATACTGGTCTTATCCAACGGAAAACTGATCGCTGACGCCTCGGTTTCCTCGATTTCAAAAGGGGAAGGCTGCCTCGTTTTAGCCGAAACCTCGATCGAAGAAATAAAAAAACTATTTACGAACGATTCTTATGAAATACAGAACACGGGAAAAAAGGAAGACGGCTTTCAAGAATTTCGGATTTTATCCGCAAAATTTCAAACGGAGGACGTCTTTGGAATTCTAAAAAAGGCTCCGTTTCGAATCCGTTCTCTCATCCCGGAAAAAAATTCATTGGAATCCGTTTTTGAATCTCTCACAGGAAAATCAAAAGAATGA
- a CDS encoding SpiroCoCo family coiled-coil protein translates to MGIELLLPFIASVGITILLRRLDKSNYKLSQIKRFTGKIQDELNDIALEKIQSVKDAGIDLEISLKQTRKLANDVHGLNEESRQLLESIKTNRDFLDSVARDLKEVVQLSSDIREESNAIQQGLLRMESGKKEIQLLDQKILDLRSEAEAILEVFSDKVNLRSDELLQSLASKIVELEELLEIKNDKIDQGLNAIASNYRESLDSHTTSLLRESVGRVEQLRSEITSLFETITNKEEDLDLRSEKMQTVFLTVSDKLERLDSRVEEKAEAADRKLEDMARLSEKSVQDKLDRILEQVTHSKEAFINGVKLEVDSIRREIEGMSLETMTRRDEILNETRRQAESINESIQFFQEKYLEAENKLLRQADARKSELLRQIDNFEEEFNRISSNLRSESDSLKKDISMGLKEFHSALDSARDEAKEKTISGITSLKENFDIELAKVHAERSALIQQDLEAVRQSIVTLDKQISTRIKDVDSYLGDLQSAMESSAGDLLSQVEGKIDLLSGTVDEEVRKIDQRFENLGRYWEEELGTIRLNTQDSVSHLQEKLGGIHVEGRQLLEEFKNEYNIQKDRIEEFVSRYKTNFQKEGDSVSDRLGDSLRNIKEEGTHILQNLREEFSGTIDKMEQIVKKNEKVLEIHAEKVRNNVESNLENAGRDAERVLDKLKSSADDFFEKQEEKISRLNGTIDAKISKQLTSLMDKGQLQLGQLEERISKYILDVKKNLEESLKESRKNSDEQMKGFQKELQNQLREMESASEEFLRSGKEEFKDSMEEYKTLQLDLKRDLEEIRNAKTNLVNEIQEEAETLRSRVEEITDKMEELGEKAELFHKASEVVDRTDIYIQTMEELLSKADERTPLLNELEEKLDELQTLKHSLVLETEDLKVRLDALTSIKESSDSLRKEFEELQSRSSDWEDTFTRLLEAGEKALEMEETFGDLTSRLETLESVREEVKGLFDETDAHKEAAKGLTNKLYTLQNDVEILEAREKEIAETVRKTDDRIESLFRKKEEIRSVEAKFEKIEDLMVDLSERHKQISTLQHRMEDLKAGAVVVKEDLEGLLSEADDKFEKLSGFLDAVGAVTEGNVSSGKSKDSSKDHLIQRKKATVLNLYHNFQWPAETIAEKLNLETGLVNTILQSESAKKK, encoded by the coding sequence ATGGGAATAGAATTACTCCTGCCGTTTATAGCCAGTGTAGGAATTACAATCCTACTCAGAAGGCTAGATAAATCCAACTATAAACTCAGTCAAATCAAACGTTTTACTGGAAAAATTCAAGACGAATTGAACGATATCGCTCTTGAAAAAATTCAATCAGTAAAAGACGCAGGAATCGATTTAGAAATCAGCCTCAAACAAACCCGTAAACTCGCAAACGATGTACACGGATTAAACGAAGAATCCAGACAACTCTTAGAATCCATAAAAACAAACCGTGATTTTCTGGATAGCGTCGCGAGAGATTTAAAAGAAGTAGTTCAACTTTCCTCGGACATTAGAGAAGAATCCAACGCGATCCAACAAGGCCTTCTTCGTATGGAATCCGGTAAAAAAGAGATTCAACTTTTGGATCAGAAAATCCTTGATTTGCGTTCGGAAGCCGAAGCGATCCTGGAAGTTTTTTCCGATAAGGTCAATCTTCGTTCCGATGAACTTTTACAATCCCTCGCTTCCAAGATCGTCGAACTGGAAGAATTATTGGAAATCAAAAACGATAAAATCGATCAAGGTCTGAACGCGATCGCATCCAATTACAGAGAAAGTCTGGATTCTCATACTACTTCCTTACTCAGAGAATCGGTGGGAAGAGTGGAACAACTGCGTTCGGAAATCACTTCTCTTTTTGAAACGATTACAAACAAAGAAGAAGATTTGGATTTAAGATCCGAAAAAATGCAGACCGTATTCTTAACCGTAAGCGATAAACTGGAGAGACTGGATTCTCGCGTGGAAGAAAAGGCGGAAGCCGCCGATCGTAAATTAGAGGACATGGCGAGACTTTCCGAAAAATCAGTTCAAGACAAACTGGATCGGATTCTCGAACAAGTCACTCATTCGAAAGAAGCCTTTATCAACGGGGTAAAACTCGAAGTGGATTCTATCCGGAGAGAAATCGAAGGTATGAGCCTCGAGACAATGACTCGAAGAGATGAAATTCTCAACGAAACGAGACGTCAGGCGGAATCGATCAACGAATCCATCCAATTCTTCCAAGAAAAATATCTGGAAGCTGAGAACAAACTTCTCAGACAAGCGGACGCAAGAAAGTCCGAACTTCTTCGCCAGATCGACAACTTTGAAGAAGAGTTTAACCGAATCAGCAGCAATCTCAGAAGCGAATCCGACAGCCTGAAAAAAGATATTTCCATGGGTCTGAAAGAATTTCATTCCGCTCTGGATTCTGCAAGAGACGAGGCAAAAGAAAAGACGATCTCCGGAATCACGTCTCTCAAAGAAAACTTTGATATCGAACTCGCGAAGGTCCACGCGGAAAGATCGGCTCTGATCCAACAAGATCTGGAAGCGGTCAGACAATCCATCGTCACACTAGATAAACAGATTTCGACCCGGATCAAAGACGTGGATTCTTACTTAGGCGATCTTCAATCCGCTATGGAATCCAGCGCCGGAGATCTTCTTTCACAAGTGGAAGGAAAGATCGATCTTCTTTCCGGAACCGTAGACGAAGAAGTCCGTAAAATCGATCAACGATTTGAAAACTTAGGTCGTTATTGGGAAGAAGAATTGGGAACGATTCGTTTAAACACCCAGGATTCCGTTTCTCATCTCCAGGAAAAACTCGGCGGAATTCACGTCGAGGGAAGACAACTCCTGGAAGAATTCAAAAACGAATACAATATTCAAAAAGATAGAATCGAAGAATTTGTTTCCCGTTATAAAACCAACTTTCAAAAAGAAGGGGATTCAGTTTCCGATCGCCTCGGTGATTCTTTGCGTAATATCAAAGAAGAGGGAACTCACATTCTTCAAAATCTTAGGGAAGAATTTTCAGGAACCATCGATAAGATGGAACAGATCGTTAAGAAAAACGAAAAGGTTCTGGAGATCCACGCGGAAAAAGTCCGTAACAACGTAGAATCTAATCTGGAAAATGCGGGAAGAGACGCAGAACGTGTTCTCGATAAACTAAAGAGTTCCGCGGACGACTTTTTTGAAAAACAAGAAGAGAAGATTAGCCGCTTAAACGGTACGATCGACGCAAAAATTTCAAAACAACTCACTTCTCTTATGGATAAGGGTCAGTTGCAACTCGGACAACTCGAGGAAAGAATCAGTAAATACATCCTCGACGTAAAAAAGAATCTGGAAGAATCTCTCAAAGAATCCCGCAAAAACAGCGACGAGCAGATGAAAGGATTCCAGAAAGAACTGCAAAATCAGTTGCGTGAAATGGAATCCGCTTCCGAAGAATTTTTACGTTCCGGCAAAGAAGAATTTAAAGATTCTATGGAAGAATACAAAACTCTTCAGTTGGATCTCAAACGCGACCTCGAAGAGATACGTAACGCGAAAACAAATCTTGTCAACGAAATCCAAGAAGAAGCTGAGACCTTACGTTCTCGCGTCGAAGAAATCACGGATAAGATGGAAGAACTCGGTGAAAAAGCTGAACTCTTTCATAAGGCGAGCGAAGTTGTAGATAGAACCGATATATATATTCAAACAATGGAAGAACTTCTTTCCAAAGCGGACGAAAGAACTCCTTTGTTAAACGAACTCGAAGAAAAACTAGACGAGTTGCAGACTCTAAAACATTCTCTCGTATTGGAAACCGAAGACTTAAAAGTAAGACTCGATGCCCTAACTTCCATCAAGGAATCCTCCGATTCCCTTCGAAAAGAATTCGAGGAATTACAAAGCCGTTCTTCCGATTGGGAAGATACGTTTACGAGACTTCTGGAAGCGGGCGAAAAAGCCCTTGAGATGGAAGAAACCTTCGGGGATCTTACTTCCAGACTGGAAACTCTCGAATCCGTTCGGGAGGAAGTCAAAGGTCTTTTTGACGAAACCGACGCGCACAAAGAGGCTGCAAAAGGACTCACGAATAAACTCTATACCCTCCAAAACGACGTTGAGATTTTGGAAGCGAGAGAAAAAGAAATCGCGGAGACCGTTCGTAAGACAGACGATCGGATCGAATCCTTGTTCCGTAAGAAGGAAGAGATTCGTTCGGTAGAAGCCAAGTTTGAAAAGATAGAAGACTTGATGGTCGATCTATCGGAAAGACACAAACAGATTTCTACTCTGCAACATCGTATGGAAGACTTAAAAGCAGGTGCGGTCGTCGTCAAAGAAGATCTCGAAGGACTTTTGAGCGAAGCCGACGACAAGTTTGAAAAACTTTCCGGCTTTTTAGACGCGGTCGGAGCCGTTACGGAAGGAAACGTTTCTTCCGGTAAGTCAAAAGATTCTTCTAAGGATCATTTGATTCAGAGAAAGAAGGCGACCGTGTTGAATCTCTATCATAACTTTCAATGGCCGGCGGAGACAATCGCTGAAAAATTAAATTTAGAGACGGGACTCGTAAACACGATTCTACAAAGCGAGTCGGCGAAGAAGAAATGA